From a single Lewinella sp. LCG006 genomic region:
- a CDS encoding ABC transporter substrate-binding protein encodes MKKIITSIQSIPLFSLLVLCCLLSACSEPTEIVFTHGPDDSGALKQLVHQFNAAHAGDIHVTWKQSARLSNEYYHELEKSFESGNADIDVLSADVVWTATFAERNWVKNLSHRFFEDYQASAFVPEALNSVSYQNEVWGVPWYTDLGILYYRKDFLQQFGFTAPPATWTELAIMAHTIKDANFTKYGYVFQGGNYEGGVANACEFIWNAGGQVLLGNFSIDDETAQAPLLMINSQEAIQGIEDAQNLVAGGVAPSDVFQYKEADALAAFENGDAIFMRSWPTAYHQIVSQQTPISAADVGVAALPVSKEGNPSYSCLGGWNLMVSAFASEEEQEAAWVFIEYLTDEMQQRTLALQGGNLPALRSLYDDEALIAQVPAIGLAKQVLPNARLRPVTPDYMELAPDIAWAFSESLQENLSAIAAVETIEGLFRAATVVSNE; translated from the coding sequence ATGAAAAAAATAATTACATCCATCCAATCAATACCCTTATTTTCTTTACTCGTTTTATGTTGTTTGCTAAGTGCTTGCTCGGAGCCAACGGAAATTGTATTTACCCACGGCCCCGATGATTCCGGTGCGCTTAAGCAGTTGGTACATCAATTCAACGCTGCCCATGCGGGCGACATTCACGTTACCTGGAAACAATCTGCTCGCCTATCCAATGAATATTACCACGAGTTGGAGAAGTCCTTTGAATCAGGGAATGCTGATATTGATGTATTAAGTGCCGATGTCGTATGGACGGCAACTTTTGCCGAGAGGAATTGGGTGAAAAATCTATCCCATCGTTTTTTTGAAGATTATCAAGCCAGTGCCTTTGTCCCCGAGGCCTTAAATTCTGTTTCCTATCAAAATGAAGTATGGGGAGTACCATGGTACACGGATTTAGGAATTCTTTATTACCGCAAAGACTTTCTCCAGCAATTTGGTTTCACTGCTCCACCCGCTACCTGGACGGAATTGGCGATCATGGCCCATACCATCAAGGATGCAAATTTCACAAAGTACGGTTATGTTTTTCAGGGCGGTAATTACGAAGGAGGGGTCGCTAATGCCTGCGAGTTTATCTGGAATGCCGGCGGACAAGTACTGTTGGGCAATTTTTCCATTGATGATGAAACGGCACAAGCCCCACTGTTGATGATCAATAGCCAGGAAGCTATTCAGGGGATTGAAGACGCACAAAACCTGGTTGCTGGCGGCGTAGCACCTAGTGATGTCTTTCAATACAAAGAGGCTGATGCATTAGCGGCTTTTGAAAATGGCGATGCTATTTTTATGCGTTCCTGGCCCACAGCCTATCACCAAATTGTATCGCAACAAACACCGATCAGTGCTGCCGATGTTGGTGTAGCAGCCCTCCCGGTTAGCAAAGAAGGCAACCCCTCGTACAGTTGCCTGGGTGGTTGGAACTTGATGGTCAGTGCCTTTGCCAGTGAGGAAGAACAAGAGGCGGCCTGGGTATTTATTGAGTACCTCACCGACGAAATGCAACAGCGGACACTCGCTTTGCAGGGTGGCAATTTGCCTGCGTTACGCAGCCTCTACGACGACGAGGCTCTTATTGCTCAAGTGCCTGCCATTGGTTTGGCCAAGCAAGTGTTGCCCAACGCCCGACTCCGCCCCGTCACGCCTGATTATATGGAGCTGGCCCCTGATATTGCCTGGGCGTTTAGCGAAAGCCTACAAGAAAACCTCTCGGCAATAGCTGCCGTAGAAACGATCGAAGGCCTCTTTCGAGCGGCGACGGTGGTGAGTAATGAATAG
- a CDS encoding energy transducer TonB: protein MRYCAIISILLVITTFGYTQENTFTGSWELTEVTDPDSFVLPKITEQYLGKRFYFLPEWLIIEDEDGYFLTPLQSTENTAHYGQATLTLIEQTADTLRVSLQDDNYLSVFKLGFSVAPPLEEDSIEELLRQPAIINQNGLKLQGFYFHFDEPTKEYTYFRFYPDSTLTRSVSELPPALMAPQLNQATTRRETVTFSRVSEGEKLGAVAHFSAPPQIELNDLHSIVYQDFILQPQQDSIFVTKNTHYNIANDLGNSEQFTLTFYPTVNLSYRLIAELGKRYVINYRSLAGMSSFKENPYYLTSELPRFPGCEELKDPDEKQSCAQKALMTFIYRRLKYPDSAIRKGIEGTTVVEFTVQPDGSVAGIKLLRSVSPECDQEALRTIAKMHYENIRWIPGKHDGIPIEVPLVIPITFRLQ, encoded by the coding sequence ATGCGTTACTGCGCTATTATCTCTATCTTATTGGTAATTACAACCTTCGGTTATACTCAGGAAAACACCTTCACAGGTAGCTGGGAGCTTACGGAAGTAACTGATCCTGACAGTTTTGTACTCCCAAAAATCACAGAACAATACCTTGGAAAACGTTTTTATTTCCTACCAGAATGGCTGATCATCGAAGACGAAGACGGCTATTTCTTAACGCCTTTGCAGTCAACAGAAAACACCGCTCATTATGGCCAAGCAACATTAACACTTATTGAACAAACTGCAGATACCTTAAGGGTTTCCCTACAGGATGACAACTATCTAAGCGTATTTAAGCTTGGCTTTTCAGTAGCTCCTCCTCTAGAAGAAGACTCCATAGAAGAGCTGTTGCGGCAACCGGCCATTATCAATCAAAATGGACTTAAGCTCCAGGGATTCTACTTTCATTTTGATGAGCCAACCAAGGAGTACACCTATTTCCGATTTTATCCCGACAGTACCCTTACGCGTAGCGTATCGGAATTACCCCCAGCGCTGATGGCTCCCCAGTTGAATCAGGCCACTACCCGCCGAGAAACCGTCACCTTTTCAAGGGTAAGCGAAGGGGAGAAACTTGGCGCGGTTGCACATTTTTCAGCGCCACCACAAATCGAGTTGAATGATTTGCACAGCATTGTCTACCAGGATTTTATACTACAACCTCAGCAGGACAGCATCTTTGTCACCAAAAACACGCATTATAATATCGCTAATGACCTCGGTAATAGTGAGCAATTTACACTCACGTTTTATCCTACAGTGAACCTTTCTTACCGGTTGATTGCAGAACTCGGCAAACGTTATGTAATCAATTACCGTAGCCTCGCGGGTATGTCTTCGTTTAAAGAAAACCCCTACTACCTTACTTCCGAGCTCCCTCGTTTTCCCGGTTGTGAAGAACTAAAGGACCCGGATGAAAAACAAAGCTGCGCACAAAAAGCCCTCATGACGTTCATCTACCGACGTTTAAAATACCCGGATTCGGCCATCCGGAAGGGAATCGAAGGAACCACCGTTGTAGAATTCACGGTACAGCCCGATGGTAGTGTTGCCGGTATAAAATTGTTGCGGAGTGTAAGCCCCGAATGCGACCAAGAGGCATTGCGCACCATCGCCAAAATGCACTACGAAAATATCCGCTGGATACCGGGCAAACATGATGGCATTCCGATTGAGGTGCCTTTAGTTATACCCATTACCTTTAGGCTTCAGTAG
- a CDS encoding PQQ-binding-like beta-propeller repeat protein: MKIRTFFMLLLLGTGFFASAQVAPIAQLTVQGGGKAIFIHDFTGIPIVQTNETYTAINPIDHTQLWAVDRNKTTAALESVGSEGTDDYVDFFNTPFAFFNGSILNVLTGQVLVDGEKEEIKSFSTFYIIPAAELVLVELYAKGKIRLYGLDPFTSEMKWGVDLREMSGLGQVVASAETSGAAPYVIPPLLTANGDLLYHNDKYLASVDLKSGQLKWNNKLDPGYIFQNDDATKLLVAEKRGGLGGMMTLPTDGGAPNKFSKTLYLLDADTGESLWSKGDSKMDGNIEFIMPYDDGYIVVHDAGFNIFDYTPGKSAEGRWKKDYAEKDVRDIVVEDEGLMVYFKNRRVLIDPATGEDIWKKAEKLDKEPSAYLMAWRSRRTQVGDHYFYTQGGNIYVNTGKGTSSYPYDAYDYDADSKLLVITNYDETNGASIKVGPWTHSARAINMETGANKRTTYGIRKEVESVDKVANGYFFYNDRGFALLNFDGNDWSEVTWKYYPDPSRGERFLKGAVMSVALAGAQVRNGLGGSSAVISNDDAAIGRYEARQSALDSGNDVANEMVKRRRVGRVENDFGYFFAGNDDNQLVLFKVDKNTGEEVKQYPFDDNQPVYEIDSAYGQLYYLVDDQLKIFAL; this comes from the coding sequence ATGAAAATTCGCACTTTCTTTATGCTGCTATTGCTAGGTACCGGCTTTTTTGCCAGTGCACAAGTAGCGCCTATCGCCCAACTAACTGTGCAGGGGGGAGGTAAAGCTATTTTTATTCATGATTTCACGGGGATTCCGATCGTGCAAACCAACGAGACCTACACGGCGATCAACCCCATTGACCATACCCAACTTTGGGCGGTAGACCGCAACAAAACGACCGCGGCACTGGAGTCGGTAGGGAGTGAAGGGACTGATGATTACGTCGATTTCTTCAATACTCCTTTTGCTTTTTTTAATGGTTCCATCCTGAATGTGCTGACTGGCCAGGTGCTGGTGGATGGCGAGAAGGAGGAGATCAAGAGCTTTTCCACTTTTTACATCATTCCAGCAGCTGAGTTGGTTTTGGTAGAGCTTTACGCTAAGGGGAAGATTCGTCTTTACGGACTTGATCCTTTTACTTCTGAAATGAAGTGGGGCGTGGACCTGCGCGAAATGAGTGGCTTGGGACAAGTCGTTGCTTCGGCAGAAACAAGTGGCGCTGCGCCTTATGTTATCCCGCCACTGTTGACGGCCAATGGCGATTTGCTTTATCACAACGACAAATACCTGGCTTCCGTTGACCTCAAAAGTGGCCAGTTGAAGTGGAACAACAAGCTGGATCCTGGCTATATTTTCCAGAATGATGACGCAACCAAGCTTCTTGTTGCTGAAAAGCGAGGTGGCCTTGGAGGTATGATGACCTTGCCGACAGACGGAGGCGCTCCCAATAAGTTTAGCAAAACCCTTTACTTACTAGATGCTGATACCGGCGAGAGCCTGTGGAGCAAGGGCGATAGCAAAATGGATGGCAATATTGAGTTTATCATGCCTTATGACGACGGGTACATCGTCGTACACGATGCTGGTTTCAATATCTTTGATTATACCCCTGGAAAGTCTGCGGAAGGCCGTTGGAAAAAAGACTACGCAGAAAAAGATGTTAGAGACATTGTGGTAGAAGATGAAGGTCTGATGGTGTATTTCAAAAACCGCCGCGTCTTGATTGACCCTGCAACAGGCGAAGACATTTGGAAAAAAGCCGAAAAGTTGGACAAAGAGCCTTCCGCTTACCTGATGGCTTGGAGAAGCCGACGGACCCAGGTGGGTGACCACTACTTCTACACGCAGGGCGGCAATATTTATGTAAACACAGGTAAGGGTACCAGTTCCTATCCTTACGATGCTTATGACTATGATGCTGATTCCAAGTTGCTGGTGATTACCAATTACGATGAGACAAATGGTGCTAGCATTAAAGTTGGCCCCTGGACCCACTCGGCTAGGGCGATCAACATGGAAACGGGTGCCAATAAGCGAACCACTTACGGTATTCGTAAAGAGGTAGAATCGGTCGACAAAGTCGCCAACGGCTACTTCTTCTACAATGATCGTGGCTTTGCTCTGCTCAACTTCGATGGCAACGATTGGTCGGAGGTGACCTGGAAGTATTACCCTGATCCTTCGCGCGGAGAACGGTTCCTTAAAGGTGCTGTGATGTCAGTGGCTTTAGCGGGGGCGCAAGTAAGAAATGGCTTAGGAGGCTCTTCTGCTGTTATCTCAAATGACGATGCTGCCATCGGCCGTTACGAAGCGCGCCAATCGGCACTGGACAGTGGCAATGATGTTGCCAACGAAATGGTAAAACGTCGCCGGGTGGGCCGCGTAGAGAATGATTTCGGCTACTTTTTTGCCGGTAATGATGACAATCAACTGGTACTCTTCAAAGTGGATAAGAACACAGGAGAGGAAGTGAAGCAATACCCATTTGATGACAACCAGCCGGTATACGAAATTGACAGTGCCTACGGCCAACTCTACTATCTGGTAGACGATCAGTTGAAAATATTTGCGCTTTAG
- a CDS encoding T9SS type A sorting domain-containing protein, which produces MKSNLFAFIFLLSCLPFASWSQIPSDYTIPNVLREAYDRDVKGMAIKRMQAQNSPDNALIEIPAAVQDSILEGMAAIFNLSNELPEADSVFNRYCVHDNFGSPALLGFIVGVDTNSPIAQAWAQGSTLTGNAILDNLLTTYNFTLQNYISFGAGVLYTDQYLNLFALADSITASVPGVSYAEPDYIIGNAGRIDYSTDELGNRLFEFRYEWNDCFDGCDNFYSWFFTVAPDCSVTFTGTDEGGFFGIEDLPAPTDCQLTTGVKELGLFPDFRLFPNPTNNTLHWQAAPEHGFWQIHNAQGQLVQRGQWSSKAVEVAHWPAGLYYLSGYSASGEKVLKKAWVKM; this is translated from the coding sequence ATGAAATCCAATCTTTTTGCTTTTATCTTCCTTCTTTCATGTCTGCCTTTTGCAAGTTGGTCACAAATCCCTTCTGATTATACCATCCCTAACGTACTGCGCGAAGCCTATGACCGCGATGTCAAAGGCATGGCCATCAAACGCATGCAAGCACAGAACAGTCCGGACAATGCCTTAATTGAAATTCCGGCAGCAGTACAAGACAGTATTTTAGAAGGCATGGCCGCTATTTTCAACCTCAGCAATGAGCTACCCGAAGCTGACTCAGTCTTCAACCGCTACTGTGTACACGACAATTTTGGCTCTCCTGCCCTATTGGGCTTCATCGTCGGTGTAGATACAAATTCGCCCATCGCCCAGGCTTGGGCACAAGGCAGCACCCTCACTGGCAATGCCATTCTCGATAATTTGTTGACTACCTACAACTTTACCCTGCAAAACTACATCAGCTTCGGGGCTGGCGTTTTATATACCGATCAGTACCTCAATCTTTTTGCGCTAGCCGACTCCATTACCGCCAGCGTTCCCGGTGTCTCCTACGCCGAACCCGACTACATCATTGGCAATGCCGGGCGTATCGATTACAGCACCGATGAACTAGGCAATCGCCTCTTCGAGTTTCGCTATGAATGGAACGATTGCTTTGATGGTTGTGATAATTTTTACAGCTGGTTCTTCACGGTCGCTCCCGACTGTAGCGTGACTTTTACAGGTACTGACGAAGGCGGATTTTTTGGTATCGAAGACCTGCCCGCTCCCACCGATTGCCAGCTCACCACCGGAGTAAAAGAGCTTGGCCTTTTCCCCGATTTCCGTCTCTTCCCCAACCCTACGAATAATACCCTGCACTGGCAAGCCGCACCCGAACATGGGTTCTGGCAAATACACAATGCCCAGGGGCAACTGGTACAACGCGGCCAATGGTCATCGAAAGCGGTGGAGGTGGCTCACTGGCCCGCTGGGCTTTACTACCTTAGTGGCTACAGCGCAAGTGGAGAAAAGGTACTGAAGAAGGCTTGGGTGAAGATGTAG
- a CDS encoding SDR family NAD(P)-dependent oxidoreductase, whose protein sequence is MKAFDLTGKVAIITGSSKGIGEAMALTLAEAGAKVVISSRKQEAVDAVAAAFKAQGLEAIGIACHVGDSDQRQALVEKTIAAYGRIDILINNAAINPIFGPVEDASEDAFDKIMNVNVKAVWHLSNLCLPYLKDGGGSIINISSVEGLHPGFGLGLYSVSKAAVLMLTKNQAKEWGRHGIRANAICPGLVKTKLSEALWQDEKLLHKLEKHLPLSRMAQPEEMTGLALLLASEAGSYMTGGVYTADGGYLIGG, encoded by the coding sequence ATGAAAGCATTTGATTTAACTGGGAAGGTCGCCATTATCACGGGATCCAGTAAAGGTATTGGGGAAGCCATGGCCCTCACACTGGCCGAAGCCGGCGCCAAAGTGGTCATCAGTAGCCGCAAACAAGAGGCCGTAGATGCCGTAGCAGCCGCATTTAAAGCACAGGGCCTGGAGGCCATTGGGATCGCCTGCCACGTAGGGGACAGTGATCAGCGACAGGCTTTGGTAGAAAAGACCATTGCTGCTTACGGACGCATTGATATCTTGATCAATAATGCGGCCATCAATCCCATTTTTGGGCCAGTTGAAGATGCTTCTGAGGATGCTTTTGACAAAATTATGAACGTCAATGTCAAGGCAGTTTGGCATTTGTCGAATTTATGCTTGCCTTATCTCAAAGATGGCGGTGGTTCCATCATTAATATCAGTTCGGTAGAGGGGCTGCACCCCGGATTCGGCCTCGGCCTCTATAGTGTGAGTAAAGCTGCTGTATTGATGCTCACAAAAAACCAGGCCAAGGAATGGGGGCGCCACGGTATCCGTGCCAATGCCATCTGCCCGGGCTTGGTGAAAACCAAATTAAGCGAAGCCCTCTGGCAAGATGAAAAACTCCTTCATAAGCTGGAAAAACATCTCCCCCTGAGCCGCATGGCCCAGCCTGAAGAAATGACGGGGCTGGCCCTGCTCCTGGCTTCTGAGGCTGGCTCTTACATGACTGGTGGCGTATACACTGCCGATGGTGGGTATTTGATTGGGGGGTAG
- a CDS encoding transposase — protein sequence MAKFKNYEIGSDHSVMIDLSQHLPSEHLSKQMERIISSLDTSAIEATYSGLGQNALHPKLLLSIIFYGYAVGIRSGRKLAKACEENLGFIYLSKNYGPQKSCINDFRRDNYLHFGDLFVQVLKKCQEFGLGDATFSIVDGSKEESNSSKGRTKTAAQYEKWQQVLLDDIASLEKEPSDEGSQKKNSSEQTPVQKNQ from the coding sequence ATGGCGAAATTTAAGAATTATGAAATCGGGTCTGATCACTCAGTGATGATTGATTTAAGCCAACATCTTCCTTCCGAGCACCTAAGCAAGCAGATGGAGAGGATAATATCCAGCTTAGATACAAGTGCCATTGAGGCAACATATAGTGGTCTTGGACAAAATGCTTTGCATCCTAAATTACTGCTCAGTATCATTTTTTATGGATATGCCGTAGGCATTCGGAGCGGTCGGAAGTTAGCCAAAGCCTGTGAGGAAAACCTTGGCTTCATTTATTTGAGTAAAAACTATGGTCCTCAAAAGAGTTGCATCAATGATTTTCGTAGAGATAACTATCTGCATTTTGGAGATCTTTTCGTCCAAGTACTAAAAAAGTGTCAGGAATTTGGTTTGGGGGATGCCACTTTTAGTATTGTGGATGGTAGCAAAGAGGAATCCAATAGCTCCAAGGGTCGGACAAAAACGGCAGCACAATATGAAAAATGGCAACAGGTACTCTTGGATGATATTGCCTCATTAGAAAAAGAGCCTTCTGATGAGGGATCTCAAAAAAAAAATAGTAGCGAACAAACGCCTGTACAAAAAAATCAGTGA
- the paaD gene encoding 1,2-phenylacetyl-CoA epoxidase subunit PaaD, with the protein MAEMNKTIDLNDVRDILEKVSDPEIPVLTITDLGIVRDVRLDEGGKLEVVITPTYSGCPAMNMIEVNIRAELQEAGYDPVTITTVLSPAWTTDWMTENGKKKLKAYGIAPPEPGNVDKHALFQDDKKVECPRCSSRNTEMIAQFGSTACKSLYRCLDCLEPFDYFKCH; encoded by the coding sequence ATGGCTGAGATGAACAAAACCATTGACCTCAACGACGTTCGGGACATTCTTGAAAAAGTGAGTGATCCGGAAATCCCCGTGCTCACCATCACCGACTTGGGTATTGTCCGAGACGTACGCTTGGATGAAGGAGGAAAGTTGGAAGTAGTCATAACCCCCACCTACTCTGGCTGTCCGGCGATGAACATGATAGAAGTCAACATCCGCGCAGAGCTCCAAGAGGCGGGGTACGACCCGGTCACCATCACCACCGTCCTCTCCCCCGCCTGGACGACCGACTGGATGACCGAAAACGGTAAAAAGAAACTCAAAGCCTACGGCATCGCGCCCCCCGAACCTGGTAATGTAGACAAGCACGCCCTCTTTCAGGACGACAAAAAAGTAGAATGCCCCCGTTGTAGCAGCCGCAACACCGAGATGATTGCGCAGTTTGGCTCTACCGCCTGTAAGTCGCTTTATCGCTGCCTGGATTGTTTGGAGCCTTTTGATTATTTTAAGTGTCATTAG
- a CDS encoding acyl-CoA dehydrogenase family protein, which translates to MNFEYTERTQGLIQQVEAFMDRYIYPVEQLLNTYYGQPENYWTVHPKVEELKGLAKSAGLWNLFLPKSYGALSPGLTNLEYAPLAELMGRCKWAAEIFNCSAPDTGNMEVLAKYGTPEQQERWLKPLMEGKIRSAFLMTEPDVASSDATNIETSIVADGDEYVINGRKWWSSGAMHPHCKVAIVMGKTDFEAQRHVQQSMILVPMDTPGLEIVRPLNVFGSYDAPEGHAEIKLTNVRVPKSNILLGEGRGFEIAQGRLGPGRIHHCMRLVGAAQRSLELMCQRVASRQAFGRTLKDFSSIRQDIATSRCEIEQARLLTLSAADKMDREGSKGAKDLISMIKIVAPRMCQGVVDRAIQAHGGMGVCGDTPLASFFAYSRIIRIADGPDEVHMYQLGRDTVKAWM; encoded by the coding sequence ATGAATTTCGAATATACGGAGCGTACACAAGGCTTGATCCAGCAAGTGGAAGCGTTTATGGATCGTTACATCTACCCCGTGGAGCAGCTTCTCAATACTTATTACGGGCAACCGGAAAACTACTGGACGGTGCACCCCAAAGTAGAAGAGCTAAAGGGTCTGGCCAAGTCTGCTGGTTTGTGGAATTTGTTTCTACCTAAAAGCTATGGCGCCCTGAGCCCCGGCCTAACCAATCTGGAATATGCACCACTAGCCGAGTTAATGGGCCGCTGCAAATGGGCAGCAGAAATTTTCAATTGTAGTGCTCCCGATACCGGAAACATGGAAGTGTTGGCCAAATATGGTACCCCTGAGCAGCAGGAGCGCTGGCTAAAGCCCTTGATGGAAGGAAAAATACGCTCTGCTTTTCTGATGACGGAGCCGGATGTGGCTTCGTCGGATGCTACCAATATTGAAACCTCTATCGTTGCTGATGGCGACGAGTATGTGATCAACGGCCGCAAGTGGTGGTCGTCGGGCGCGATGCATCCCCATTGTAAAGTCGCCATTGTGATGGGCAAAACGGACTTTGAGGCCCAGCGCCACGTGCAGCAAAGCATGATACTGGTACCCATGGATACTCCGGGTTTGGAAATCGTACGCCCACTGAATGTGTTTGGCTCCTATGATGCACCAGAAGGCCACGCCGAGATCAAGCTCACCAATGTGCGGGTGCCCAAGAGCAATATTTTGCTTGGCGAAGGCCGTGGTTTTGAGATCGCTCAAGGCCGCCTCGGGCCGGGCCGTATCCATCACTGTATGCGCTTGGTGGGAGCTGCCCAACGCAGCCTGGAGTTGATGTGCCAAAGAGTGGCCAGCCGGCAAGCTTTTGGGCGCACCCTCAAAGATTTTTCCAGCATCCGGCAGGATATTGCCACCTCGCGCTGCGAAATCGAGCAAGCCCGCTTACTGACCCTCTCCGCTGCGGATAAAATGGATCGCGAAGGCAGCAAAGGGGCCAAGGATCTGATCAGTATGATCAAGATTGTCGCACCCCGCATGTGTCAGGGCGTCGTAGATCGTGCTATCCAAGCTCATGGCGGTATGGGCGTATGTGGCGATACGCCGCTGGCTAGTTTCTTCGCCTACTCACGTATCATCCGCATTGCCGATGGCCCCGATGAAGTGCACATGTACCAACTGGGTAGAGATACGGTGAAGGCGTGGATGTAG
- a CDS encoding DUF1761 domain-containing protein — MPTNFYMYFVAALIPMIIGFIYYHPKVLGTAWMKSNGFTMESLEGGNMPVIMGTAYLLSFVLAFGLTGSVIHQFNVASLLMPEVMEPGSAIQQEFSDFMAKYGERHRSFTHGMVHGFANALLFALPLIGINAAFERRGWKYVLIHFGYWLITLMLMGGLLSATLKFAQMM; from the coding sequence ATGCCTACTAATTTCTACATGTACTTTGTAGCGGCCCTGATCCCGATGATCATTGGCTTTATTTATTACCATCCAAAGGTATTGGGTACTGCCTGGATGAAGAGCAATGGCTTTACGATGGAATCTTTAGAGGGGGGCAATATGCCTGTGATTATGGGTACGGCTTACTTGTTATCTTTTGTCCTGGCTTTTGGGCTCACTGGCTCGGTAATTCACCAGTTCAATGTAGCGTCTTTGCTGATGCCGGAAGTGATGGAACCCGGTAGTGCGATTCAGCAAGAGTTCAGTGATTTTATGGCGAAGTACGGCGAACGTCACCGGAGTTTTACCCATGGAATGGTACATGGTTTTGCAAATGCCTTACTTTTCGCTTTACCCCTTATTGGTATCAATGCTGCATTCGAGCGTCGTGGCTGGAAGTACGTCCTGATCCACTTTGGCTACTGGTTGATTACCTTGATGCTGATGGGAGGTTTGCTGAGTGCGACCTTAAAATTTGCACAGATGATGTAA
- a CDS encoding transposase, with amino-acid sequence MRDLKKKIVANKRLYKKISDAIEVMKTDESKKTMNLTDPDAPIMKGKKGNFDTNYNIQVACSEDQIISYNNVVLDGNDKAQLIPALQGIQANTGQQVQVVLADADFGTFDSFEYMDTNNICGYVPYRDMNATFENQPFNSVHFDYDDQRDVYTCPAKHTLSFKSIKIDRTRNKEYRQYRTTACKNCPFKDECTPKRSPYRTILREVRQALRDQMKQRLNIPEGKKMYNRRLHPIEAIFGHLKYNLGYTRFLLRGLEKVKAEFTLMCLANNLRKLAKYLLFPSIWTVKAIFWLLKAQNILFNPIFQRTWPEPMDQFAGVTLAYLSSCIPKSYSRSPCKAMFPLCSLAGTKDSGVFPPKPPGRTSLV; translated from the coding sequence ATGAGGGATCTCAAAAAAAAAATAGTAGCGAACAAACGCCTGTACAAAAAAATCAGTGATGCCATTGAGGTCATGAAAACCGATGAGTCCAAAAAGACGATGAACTTAACCGATCCGGATGCCCCGATCATGAAAGGTAAAAAAGGAAACTTTGATACGAATTATAATATCCAGGTAGCCTGTAGTGAAGATCAAATTATCTCCTATAATAATGTGGTCTTAGATGGCAATGATAAAGCACAACTGATCCCTGCTCTTCAAGGCATTCAAGCCAACACTGGTCAACAGGTCCAGGTTGTCCTAGCCGATGCTGACTTTGGCACTTTCGACAGTTTTGAATACATGGACACCAACAACATCTGTGGATACGTCCCTTACCGAGACATGAATGCCACTTTTGAAAATCAACCTTTTAATAGTGTTCATTTTGACTATGACGATCAACGAGATGTATACACTTGCCCGGCTAAGCACACCCTATCGTTCAAAAGCATTAAAATAGACCGGACTCGTAATAAAGAATATCGCCAATATCGCACGACGGCGTGTAAAAACTGCCCTTTCAAAGATGAATGTACTCCTAAGAGGTCTCCTTATCGTACGATCTTAAGAGAAGTAAGACAAGCATTAAGAGACCAAATGAAGCAGCGATTAAATATCCCAGAAGGCAAAAAGATGTATAACCGACGACTACACCCCATTGAAGCCATTTTTGGCCATTTGAAATACAATCTGGGATATACTCGGTTTTTACTCCGGGGCCTGGAAAAAGTAAAAGCGGAATTTACGTTGATGTGCTTGGCCAATAACTTACGTAAATTGGCCAAGTACCTCCTTTTTCCATCAATTTGGACAGTAAAGGCCATATTTTGGCTTCTCAAGGCACAAAACATCTTGTTTAACCCGATTTTTCAAAGAACTTGGCCGGAACCAATGGATCAATTCGCAGGAGTTACACTTGCTTATTTATCCTCATGTATTCCCAAATCCTATTCCCGGTCACCCTGTAAGGCTATGTTCCCACTTTGTTCGCTTGCGGGAACAAAAGATAGCGGCGTCTTCCCACCAAAGCCCCCCGGACGAACAAGTCTGGTTTGA